A genomic stretch from Marinobacter fonticola includes:
- a CDS encoding PilZ domain-containing protein, with the protein MRERRRRERLPFIQMDARVKVGRGFFSNHWTEVQVNDFSKLGMAIVSDHEFKEGEKLQFSLRLNTEVGDITVERAEALVRNSRVGDDGTIYGLEFPGNQKTSIGESLGRIESVLTRYKAVSERIRS; encoded by the coding sequence ATGCGCGAACGCCGCCGCAGAGAACGCTTACCTTTTATTCAAATGGACGCCCGCGTTAAGGTCGGCAGAGGCTTCTTTTCCAATCACTGGACTGAAGTCCAGGTGAACGATTTCTCCAAGCTCGGTATGGCGATTGTCAGCGACCATGAGTTCAAGGAAGGCGAAAAGCTTCAATTCAGCCTGCGCCTGAACACGGAGGTCGGAGATATTACCGTCGAACGGGCTGAAGCGTTGGTGCGCAATTCGCGAGTCGGTGACGACGGCACGATTTATGGGCTTGAGTTTCCCGGCAACCAAAAAACCAGTATCGGCGAATCCTTGGGGCGGATCGAGAGTGTGCTGACCCGGTACAAGGCGGTGTCCGAGCGTATCCGTTCCTGA